TCAACACAGTATACAACAGGTTCCCCATCTGCTGTACGAACACGTTCAATCATAACTGCTTCGAAACCTTCTTCACTATGAAACTTTTCTTTTTCTTCTTCTGTTAAACTTGTAGTAGATGATGATAAAAAAATAGTCCCCGGTGTTTTTCCAGCACTAGCAATCATATCGGTAATACTGGAAAGTTGTTCGATTCCAGAAGAGAACAACGGCTTTGCATTCACAAACGTTCCTACGCCATGTCTACGAATGACGACATTTTCTTCTTCCAAAATACGGAGCGCTTCACGCAAAGTGGCTCTACTTACACCTAGTTCCTTTGCTAAATCAAACTCAGAAGGTAACTTTTGCTTTTCTTTATATGCTCCACTTTTGATTTTCTCTTTAATATGATCAATCACTCGCAAATATAAATGCCGACTATCAGATTTAACCGACACAAGACTCCCCCCATTCAATTATTCGACCTCTGATGTAAGACTTCTTTTCTCTTTTTCTCTCGATATTATAATTTGTCGAATAAATATTAATAGTTTTTTAAGACGAAATTTTTCATCTTTAATATATAAAAAAAACTTTGTACCATAAACATTCCTCATCTAGAGAAAAAGTTCGGCACAAAGATTCCTCTTACATCCTTTGTTACACACTTCTCCCCTCATAGTCTAGCAATTCATGGTTGCTAGGTAGAAACTTATGGACCTTATTTCCAAGATTATATGAGGCAGTGATTCTTTTCGAAGTAATCTTACCACTTGCCCCCATATGTGTCAACAAAATTCAACACTTTTCCGCAGTAAATATCGAACATTTAGTAAAATGAAACCAAAAGTATTCGTATTCTATGAAATTAACAAAAATGTAAGCCCTTTCTTTTGTGCTATGTATAGTATATAATAAAAACACTATATAAAAAAGCCTAATTGTAAACAATTAGGCTTTTTTATTAAGAACTCTGTTCTTGTATATCTTTAATTAACACTTCACGCGGTTTGCTGCCTTCATACGGTCCAACAACACCATTCATTTCCATTGCATCAATCAGACGTGCTGCACGCGTATATCCCACTCTAAATCGTCGTTGTAACATCGAAACAGAAGCAGTTTGCATTTCGACCACAAGCTGTACTGCTTCATCATATAATTCATCTTCTACTTCTTGTTTTGTTTCTGGTACATCTTGCGGAATCATATCTTCTTGATATTGTGCTTTTTGTTGTCCAATCACATACTCTACAACTCTTTCCACTTCATCATCTGATAAAAATGCGCCTTGTACACGTATTGGTTTTGACGCACCAATCGGTATAAAGAGCATATCTCCTCTTCCTAACAATTTCTCTGCACCACCGCTATCAAGAATCGTTCGAGAATCCGTTTGAGAAGATACAGCAAAAGCAATACGTGATGGAATATTCGCTTTAATAACCCCTGTGATCACATCAACCGATGGACGCTGCGTTGCAATAATTAAATGAATGCCTGCCGCACGAGCCATCTGTGCTAATCGCATAATTGCATCTTCGACATCCGAAGACGCGACCATCATTAAATCAGCCAACTCGTCCACAATTACAACAATATATGGAAGTTCTTGTTGCTTCGCTTCTGATTGCTCATTATGATGTCTAATATACTCATTATATCCTTCGATATTACGCGTTCCACTATGTGCAAACAATTCATAGCGACGCTCCATCTCACTAACAACTTTTTTCAAAGCTTGTGAAGCTTTCTTCGGATCTGTCACTACAGGTGTTAATAAATGCGGAACACCATTGTATACATTTAACTCTACCATCTTCGGATCAATCATCATTAACTTTACTTCGTGCGGTTTAGCACGCATTAAAATACTAACAATAATCCCATTAATACATACACTTTTTCCGCTACCAGTCGCTCCAGCTACCAATAAATGCGGCATCTTATTTAAACGTGCTAAGACAGCTTCACCTGTAATATCGCGTCCCAGACCGATTAATAATTTTTCCTCCGGATGATTATTCGCCTTTGAATCTAGCACCTCTCTAAGTGTAACCACCGAAACTTCTGAATTTGGAACCTCAATTCCTACGGCTGATTTCCCGGGAATTGGCGCTTCAATTCGAATATCTTTCGCTGCTAAAGCAAGCGCTAAATCATCACTTAAACTAACAATTTTACTCACTTTCACACCCATATCAGGATACACTTCATACTTTGTAACTGCGGGCCCTTTATGTACTTTCGTTACTTTCGCTTTCACTCCAAAACTTTGGAAAGTTCGTTCAAGCTTACGAGCATTCTCATAGATTTTTTCATTTTCATTTGTCACTTGCTTATTCTTTGGAAACTTCAATATATCGATAGTAGGAAGTTCATAATCTTTATTTTCTACATTTGAAAATTGCATCGGCGGCGCTTT
The window above is part of the Bacillus cytotoxicus NVH 391-98 genome. Proteins encoded here:
- a CDS encoding GntR family transcriptional regulator → MSVKSDSRHLYLRVIDHIKEKIKSGAYKEKQKLPSEFDLAKELGVSRATLREALRILEEENVVIRRHGVGTFVNAKPLFSSGIEQLSSITDMIASAGKTPGTIFLSSSTTSLTEEEKEKFHSEEGFEAVMIERVRTADGEPVVYCVDKLSKEILSDLSDYNEESLLTVIHNNTHKRVTYAVAHIEPIGYHPKISPILQCEPETALLILKQMHYDQNDEPILYSINYFRADKFSFHVLRKRM
- a CDS encoding DNA translocase FtsK is translated as MAKQKQRGTKSKARRTIKPTLYYEIVGLTLFALSIITILQLGIVGKSFVLFFRFFFGEWYIIGVLGVIALSIAFVIRRGWPNLLHKRLIGIYLIVLAILMFSHITLFNLLTKDGAVENTSVIVSTKDLFFLEMKKSPGTIHLGGGMFGALMFATCYFLFDEVGAYLIGIILVILGILCITNKHIGEILAPVGRIVRSQFQVMQGDYKEWKSKRAAEQTEKKKRERRTRNESSESREEIAEPIEEITIDPPIISNFSENYPIHEEQDLPKETGMDNPISDIEEVQNTPEEKTKKKRGEKIVESLEGDTKAPPMQFSNVENKDYELPTIDILKFPKNKQVTNENEKIYENARKLERTFQSFGVKAKVTKVHKGPAVTKYEVYPDMGVKVSKIVSLSDDLALALAAKDIRIEAPIPGKSAVGIEVPNSEVSVVTLREVLDSKANNHPEEKLLIGLGRDITGEAVLARLNKMPHLLVAGATGSGKSVCINGIIVSILMRAKPHEVKLMMIDPKMVELNVYNGVPHLLTPVVTDPKKASQALKKVVSEMERRYELFAHSGTRNIEGYNEYIRHHNEQSEAKQQELPYIVVIVDELADLMMVASSDVEDAIMRLAQMARAAGIHLIIATQRPSVDVITGVIKANIPSRIAFAVSSQTDSRTILDSGGAEKLLGRGDMLFIPIGASKPIRVQGAFLSDDEVERVVEYVIGQQKAQYQEDMIPQDVPETKQEVEDELYDEAVQLVVEMQTASVSMLQRRFRVGYTRAARLIDAMEMNGVVGPYEGSKPREVLIKDIQEQSS